Proteins from a genomic interval of Paenibacillus sp. FSL H8-0048:
- a CDS encoding transporter substrate-binding domain-containing protein, translating to MNKWGKLSMGLLLAAGLLAGCGSNNDKNNTAASGNGGAASTEAPAKKLIMGTSADFPPYEFHKMVEGKDTIVGFDIEIAKEIAADLGQELEIKDLPFDSLLNELASGRIDMVISGLSPTPERAEAVGLSDIYYKAEQAVVVREADKDKFATMDALKGAKIGIQTGSIQEGIAKGIEGAQLTSLSKISEIVLQLQSNRVDASIMEGPVAKSFVKNVKGLVITDAKPEVEDDGYAIGVKKGNTELLDQVNKTLGRLNSEGKIDEFVAAASELAESK from the coding sequence ATGAACAAATGGGGTAAACTTTCAATGGGACTGCTGCTGGCAGCAGGACTCTTGGCCGGATGCGGCTCTAATAACGATAAGAACAACACCGCAGCAAGCGGGAATGGCGGTGCTGCAAGCACAGAGGCACCGGCCAAGAAGCTGATTATGGGCACAAGCGCTGACTTTCCTCCCTATGAATTCCACAAGATGGTTGAAGGTAAGGATACGATTGTTGGTTTCGATATCGAGATTGCCAAGGAGATTGCCGCTGATCTCGGCCAGGAGCTGGAGATTAAGGATCTTCCGTTCGACTCTTTGCTGAATGAGCTGGCAAGCGGCCGGATCGATATGGTCATCTCGGGACTTAGCCCTACACCGGAACGCGCTGAGGCTGTAGGCCTCTCGGATATCTACTATAAGGCAGAGCAGGCTGTCGTAGTGCGTGAAGCAGACAAGGACAAATTCGCTACCATGGACGCACTGAAGGGCGCCAAGATCGGAATTCAGACCGGTTCCATCCAGGAGGGTATCGCTAAGGGCATCGAAGGCGCACAGCTGACCTCCCTCAGCAAAATCTCCGAAATCGTCCTGCAGCTGCAGTCGAACCGGGTAGATGCTTCCATTATGGAAGGACCTGTGGCCAAGTCCTTTGTGAAGAACGTCAAGGGCCTTGTAATCACCGATGCCAAGCCTGAGGTTGAAGATGACGGCTATGCCATCGGCGTGAAGAAGGGCAACACCGAGCTGCTCGATCAAGTGAATAAGACACTCGGACGCCTGAACTCCGAAGGCAAGATTGATGAATTCGTAGCGGCAGCAAGCGAGCTTGCGGAGAGCAAATAA
- a CDS encoding alpha-glycosidase produces MLLEAMYHVPRDKWAYAYDTETIHLRVRTKRDDVDYVVALTGDKYDWQHTSYDIIMEKAASDDKFDYWEAAVRPKYKRLSYTFRVSKGMETVYLLDNGIRSECPPPPNHFYEFPYIHGIDLFRVPPWAKDAVFYQIMTERFANGNPLINPDGTQPWGGKPELNNFFGGDLQGVLDHLDDLQELGVNALYFTPLFVSPSNHKYDIVDYRRVDPHFGDNELLKQVVEECHRRGLRVMLDAVFNHCSDQFPPFQDVLAKGEYSVYRDWFHVNSFPAEIVDGIPTYDTFGFYGNMPKFNTANHEVKSYLLEVAEYWIKEIKVDGWRLDVANEVDHHFWRDFRKVVKAANPDAYIVGEVWSDSLTWLLGDQFDSVMNYPFSGTVLEFFNGGMDGITFGHRIGGLLMRYPQQTNEVVFNLLGSHDTPRLLTVLGEDKRKLKLTVVFLFTFMGTPCIYYGDEIGLTGYEDPDCRKCMEWEQSKQDRELYDFYRRMISLRKEHKALREGRFRILQAGEHDPCIVYERADELIHFTVWMNNSPQPRTLSHPMETSDWLDALTGEAVAPERGMMNVALEPYEYRILFRHIVEVESND; encoded by the coding sequence ATGCTGCTTGAAGCGATGTACCATGTTCCCCGTGACAAATGGGCCTATGCCTATGATACTGAAACGATTCATCTGCGTGTGCGCACCAAACGTGATGATGTGGACTACGTAGTCGCCCTTACCGGCGACAAGTACGATTGGCAGCATACTTCTTATGACATTATCATGGAGAAGGCTGCCTCCGATGACAAATTCGACTACTGGGAAGCAGCGGTCCGGCCCAAATATAAGCGGCTTAGCTATACTTTTCGCGTGAGTAAAGGTATGGAGACGGTCTATCTGCTTGATAACGGGATCCGCTCGGAATGCCCGCCCCCGCCGAATCACTTCTACGAATTCCCCTATATCCACGGGATCGACTTGTTCCGGGTTCCTCCCTGGGCGAAGGATGCGGTGTTCTACCAGATCATGACCGAGCGGTTCGCGAATGGCAATCCCCTGATTAATCCGGACGGCACGCAGCCCTGGGGCGGCAAGCCCGAGCTGAATAATTTCTTCGGCGGCGACCTTCAGGGCGTGCTGGACCATCTGGATGACCTGCAGGAGCTGGGCGTCAATGCCCTCTATTTCACCCCGCTGTTCGTCTCGCCTTCCAATCATAAATATGACATCGTGGATTACCGGAGAGTCGACCCGCATTTTGGCGATAATGAGCTGCTGAAGCAGGTCGTCGAAGAATGCCACAGACGGGGCCTGCGCGTCATGCTTGATGCCGTGTTCAACCATTGCAGCGACCAGTTCCCGCCCTTCCAGGATGTTCTGGCCAAGGGGGAATATTCGGTCTACCGGGACTGGTTCCATGTGAACTCTTTTCCGGCTGAGATTGTGGACGGCATTCCCACCTATGATACGTTCGGCTTCTATGGCAATATGCCGAAGTTCAACACCGCCAATCATGAAGTAAAATCCTATCTGCTGGAGGTGGCCGAATACTGGATTAAGGAGATCAAGGTGGACGGCTGGCGGCTGGATGTGGCCAACGAGGTGGACCATCACTTCTGGCGCGATTTTCGCAAGGTGGTCAAAGCCGCGAACCCGGATGCTTACATCGTAGGCGAGGTTTGGAGTGATTCCTTAACCTGGCTGCTCGGCGACCAGTTTGATTCGGTGATGAACTATCCCTTCTCGGGGACGGTGCTGGAATTCTTCAACGGCGGGATGGACGGCATCACCTTCGGTCACCGGATCGGCGGCCTGCTCATGCGTTATCCGCAGCAGACGAATGAGGTGGTCTTCAATCTGCTCGGCAGCCATGACACCCCCCGCCTGCTCACCGTGCTCGGTGAAGACAAACGGAAGCTGAAGCTGACGGTCGTCTTCCTGTTCACCTTCATGGGCACTCCCTGCATCTATTACGGCGATGAGATTGGCCTGACCGGCTATGAGGACCCGGATTGCCGCAAATGTATGGAATGGGAGCAGAGCAAGCAGGACCGTGAGCTGTATGACTTTTACCGTAGGATGATTAGTTTGCGCAAGGAGCATAAAGCCCTCCGCGAAGGCCGCTTCCGGATTCTTCAGGCCGGCGAGCATGACCCGTGCATCGTCTATGAGCGTGCAGATGAGCTGATCCACTTCACGGTCTGGATGAACAACTCACCGCAGCCACGCACACTCAGCCACCCCATGGAGACCAGTGACTGGCTGGATGCGCTAACAGGTGAAGCGGTTGCTCCCGAACGCGGGATGATGAACGTGGCGCTGGAGCCGTATGAGTACCGGATTCTTTTCCGGCATATTGTGGAGGTGGAATCAAATGATTGA
- the ppk1 gene encoding polyphosphate kinase 1, translating into MNVNTDEKKINNISPATAYLNRDLSWIEFNRRVLGEAQDPENPLIERAKFLAIVSSNLDEFISVRVAGIQDQIRAGYSKKDFTGYTPSGLYKRLSKRVTKIVADQYRTFKDISRSLHKEGIVFVDYEDLTPAQEQAIEEYYRDIIFPVLTPMAVDQSRPFPLVHSQFIYLAVVLTRKNSQEEEPYFAILQIPSNLPRCIPLPHRSNSKKRQFVFIEDVIRHHIQTLFSGYDPVAVSEFRLTRNSDLTIDEEGAEDLLEEIEKELRKRRRGVPARLEVQKGIHPYALEQLQAEFELEDFVFEIEGPLDLGFLRSFTSSLKGFSYLLNPPVEPMYPAEFDENEDFFEVLSQRDVLVYHPYESFDAMTDFIIQASEDEQVMAIKMTLYRVSGNSPLIAALANAAESGKQVTVVVELKARFDEERNIAWARKLEQSGCHVVYGLVGLKTHAKVTLIVRQEGSELRRYVHVGTGNYNDSTAKAYTDLSLFTANHEIGLDASELFNQMTGYSANYNWNSFIVAPTNMSLSLQKLILREAEHAAAGRPARIIAKMNSLSNQEVIDYLYSAAQAGVSIDLIVRGVCCLRPGIEGLSERITVRSIVDRFLEHSRIYYFENGGDPEVYLSSADWMTRNLTRRIELMCPVKDNSIRDQIVKILELSLMDNVKSSFLQPNGYYERIDDKKAPLRSQFAAMDVTRWKGSRALPSPTKHS; encoded by the coding sequence ATGAACGTGAATACAGATGAGAAAAAAATCAACAATATTAGTCCTGCAACAGCCTATCTTAACCGTGACCTCAGCTGGATCGAGTTCAACCGCCGGGTGCTCGGCGAGGCACAGGACCCGGAGAACCCGCTGATTGAGCGGGCTAAATTCCTGGCCATAGTGTCCAGTAATCTGGATGAGTTCATCAGTGTCCGGGTAGCGGGCATTCAGGATCAGATCCGGGCGGGATATTCCAAAAAGGATTTCACCGGCTATACGCCCTCCGGCCTCTATAAACGCCTCAGCAAACGGGTGACCAAAATTGTCGCCGACCAGTACCGCACCTTCAAGGATATTTCTCGCAGCCTGCATAAAGAGGGCATTGTGTTCGTTGATTATGAAGACTTAACACCGGCACAGGAGCAGGCAATTGAGGAATACTACCGTGATATTATTTTCCCTGTGCTGACTCCGATGGCCGTCGACCAGAGCCGTCCGTTCCCGCTGGTCCACAGCCAGTTCATCTATCTGGCTGTCGTGCTGACAAGGAAGAACAGCCAGGAGGAGGAGCCTTACTTCGCCATTCTGCAGATTCCGTCCAATCTGCCGCGCTGCATTCCCTTGCCGCACCGCTCGAACAGCAAAAAACGGCAATTTGTATTCATTGAAGATGTGATCCGCCATCATATTCAGACCTTGTTCAGCGGTTATGATCCGGTAGCCGTCAGCGAATTCCGCCTGACCCGCAACTCCGACCTGACGATAGATGAAGAAGGCGCGGAGGATCTGCTGGAGGAGATCGAGAAGGAGCTCCGCAAACGCCGCCGCGGTGTGCCTGCCCGTCTGGAAGTACAGAAAGGTATCCATCCCTATGCACTTGAGCAGCTACAGGCTGAATTCGAGCTGGAGGACTTCGTCTTCGAGATCGAAGGTCCGCTTGATCTCGGCTTCCTGCGCAGCTTCACCAGCAGTCTGAAGGGCTTCAGCTATCTGCTCAATCCGCCTGTCGAGCCGATGTACCCGGCGGAATTCGATGAGAATGAAGATTTCTTCGAAGTGCTGAGCCAGCGTGATGTGCTGGTCTATCATCCGTACGAATCCTTCGATGCCATGACGGATTTCATTATCCAGGCCTCCGAGGATGAGCAGGTGATGGCCATCAAAATGACGCTGTACCGGGTCAGCGGCAATTCTCCGCTGATAGCAGCCCTCGCCAACGCAGCCGAGTCCGGCAAGCAAGTTACGGTGGTTGTGGAACTGAAGGCGCGCTTTGATGAGGAACGCAATATCGCCTGGGCGCGTAAGCTGGAGCAGTCCGGCTGCCATGTGGTTTATGGTCTCGTCGGTCTCAAGACCCATGCCAAGGTAACGCTGATCGTACGCCAGGAAGGCTCCGAGCTGCGCCGTTATGTTCATGTGGGAACAGGCAACTACAATGACAGTACGGCCAAGGCCTATACCGACCTTAGCCTGTTCACCGCCAATCATGAGATTGGCCTGGATGCGTCCGAGCTGTTCAATCAGATGACAGGCTACTCTGCCAATTACAATTGGAACTCTTTCATCGTAGCACCGACTAACATGAGCCTGTCGCTCCAGAAGCTGATTCTGCGTGAGGCGGAGCATGCGGCCGCAGGCCGGCCTGCACGGATTATCGCCAAGATGAACTCCCTGTCGAACCAGGAGGTCATTGATTATCTCTACAGCGCAGCCCAGGCGGGAGTGTCCATCGACCTGATCGTCCGGGGAGTCTGCTGCTTGCGTCCGGGAATTGAAGGCCTCAGTGAGCGCATTACGGTGCGCAGTATTGTGGACCGCTTCCTGGAGCACTCACGTATCTATTACTTCGAGAATGGCGGCGATCCCGAGGTCTACCTGTCCAGTGCCGACTGGATGACGCGCAACCTGACCCGGCGGATCGAATTGATGTGTCCGGTCAAGGATAACAGTATCCGCGATCAGATTGTCAAGATTCTGGAGCTGTCGCTGATGGACAATGTCAAATCCAGCTTCCTGCAGCCGAACGGATATTATGAACGGATCGACGACAAAAAGGCCCCGCTCCGGAGCCAGTTCGCCGCTATGGATGTTACCCGCTGGAAGGGAAGCCGAGCTTTACCTTCACCGACCAAGCATTCCTGA
- a CDS encoding Ppx/GppA phosphatase family protein produces MRDDLCRIGIIDIGSNSIRLVIYDTTQAGGYKIIKECKYSARLSEKITKEGRLEKKDMNTIIPVLQQFKEICDDFEVEKIRAGATAAIRNAANSAEIISYLSEASSIPIEVVSGYQEAYFGFLGVINAFDVQDGFVIDIGGGSTEVTLFRGRRYQQSISFPFGAVNTNQMFSQGGNWNAEQIRKLQLYVTGRLVEHDWLSAGTGLPLYGLGGTLRSLAKLDQRNRDYSLPNSHGYVLENETIERFMEVLPVTPFEKRKDLDGLSKSRADIIVSGLIIFHTVYHYIGASRALISGEGLREGMLHDLLEPEQPVRDSALEYSLDTIIRFDIRTSKRHLDHINKLALSLLGAFEPEGDRDEQKMLIYVAIMLHRTGSNINYYQSKRHTHYWLMNSPIRGLTHRQLILSAYIASYSTKSRKQKLSLMHKDILLPSDEEWIHKLGTLVQLSIALDSTEIGIVSGLKSRLHNHTLDLELQGGQVLIGLEDIENALKAFRNAWSVKVKLGFPSSG; encoded by the coding sequence ATGAGAGATGATCTTTGCCGGATCGGCATTATTGATATTGGTTCCAACTCCATACGACTTGTAATTTATGACACGACACAGGCAGGCGGCTACAAAATCATCAAGGAATGTAAGTACTCTGCCCGTTTGAGCGAGAAGATTACGAAGGAAGGCCGGCTGGAGAAGAAGGATATGAATACGATCATACCTGTTCTTCAGCAGTTCAAGGAGATTTGTGATGATTTTGAAGTAGAGAAAATCCGCGCAGGCGCCACAGCCGCCATCCGTAATGCAGCGAACTCTGCAGAGATCATCAGCTACCTGTCCGAGGCCTCGTCCATTCCTATTGAAGTGGTCAGCGGATATCAGGAGGCGTATTTCGGCTTTCTTGGGGTGATCAATGCTTTTGATGTCCAGGACGGCTTCGTGATTGATATCGGCGGAGGGAGTACCGAGGTGACCTTATTCCGCGGACGGCGTTATCAGCAGAGTATCTCGTTCCCGTTCGGTGCGGTTAACACGAATCAGATGTTCAGCCAGGGCGGCAACTGGAACGCGGAGCAGATCCGCAAGCTGCAATTATACGTAACCGGCAGGCTGGTGGAGCATGACTGGCTATCGGCGGGCACAGGACTTCCGCTATACGGGCTGGGAGGAACGCTGCGCTCACTGGCGAAGCTCGATCAGCGGAACCGCGATTATTCGCTGCCTAATTCCCATGGCTATGTTCTGGAGAACGAGACGATCGAACGGTTTATGGAGGTTCTGCCCGTAACCCCCTTTGAGAAGCGTAAGGACCTGGATGGTCTGTCCAAAAGCCGGGCGGATATCATCGTATCCGGGCTGATTATTTTCCATACCGTCTATCATTACATTGGTGCCAGCCGGGCGCTGATCAGCGGGGAAGGCCTGCGTGAGGGCATGCTGCATGATCTGCTGGAGCCGGAGCAGCCGGTGCGTGACAGCGCGCTGGAATACAGCCTGGATACGATTATCCGCTTCGATATCCGCACCTCTAAGCGGCATCTCGACCATATCAACAAGCTGGCGCTGAGCCTGCTGGGAGCCTTTGAGCCGGAAGGGGACCGGGACGAGCAGAAGATGCTAATCTATGTGGCGATTATGCTGCACCGGACAGGCTCCAACATTAACTATTATCAATCCAAGCGGCACACCCACTATTGGCTCATGAATTCACCCATCCGCGGATTGACGCACCGCCAGCTGATTCTTAGCGCGTACATCGCTTCTTACAGCACAAAAAGCCGGAAGCAGAAATTGTCCCTGATGCATAAGGACATTTTGCTGCCTTCCGACGAGGAATGGATTCATAAGCTGGGTACATTAGTGCAGTTAAGCATTGCGCTGGACAGCACCGAGATCGGCATTGTCAGCGGGCTGAAGTCCCGTCTGCATAATCATACGCTGGATCTGGAGCTTCAGGGCGGACAGGTGCTTATCGGCTTGGAGGACATTGAGAATGCGCTCAAAGCCTTCAGGAATGCTTGGTCGGTGAAGGTAAAGCTCGGCTTCCCTTCCAGCGGGTAA
- a CDS encoding 3D domain-containing protein: MKLKIRAITALAAVLGLGTLLHAAPVQADSVHIAGDTTTYYTLSNHYGISVDELMNANPQISALNIYPGLKFTIPGDVQAKTVAVANTAAASVEAVDAAEVQALSVQPATNTVQAWGKEFNYAKVLQVKASAYSSAASENGKWGAVDYFGNALKLGTIAVDPSVIPLGTKVLVTGYTHPGLPKQAFVATATDMGSAIKGNRIDIFIPGSQSFVADFGFQYVNLYIIE; this comes from the coding sequence ATGAAACTCAAGATCAGAGCCATCACCGCCCTGGCGGCCGTACTGGGACTCGGCACCTTGCTTCACGCAGCTCCCGTTCAAGCTGACAGCGTACATATCGCTGGAGATACTACTACCTATTATACTCTATCCAATCATTATGGCATAAGCGTTGATGAGCTTATGAATGCGAACCCGCAGATTTCAGCGCTAAATATCTATCCCGGGCTGAAATTCACCATTCCGGGTGATGTTCAAGCCAAGACTGTGGCAGTAGCCAATACTGCAGCAGCTTCAGTAGAAGCTGTGGACGCAGCAGAAGTTCAAGCCCTGAGTGTGCAGCCGGCGACCAATACCGTTCAAGCCTGGGGCAAAGAATTCAATTACGCCAAAGTGCTGCAGGTCAAGGCTTCCGCCTATTCCTCGGCAGCCAGCGAGAATGGCAAGTGGGGCGCAGTCGATTATTTCGGCAATGCGCTGAAGCTCGGAACCATCGCCGTTGATCCGAGCGTGATTCCGCTGGGAACGAAGGTACTCGTAACCGGGTATACCCATCCGGGCCTTCCGAAGCAAGCCTTCGTAGCGACAGCGACGGATATGGGGAGTGCGATTAAGGGCAACCGGATCGATATCTTTATTCCGGGCAGCCAGAGCTTTGTAGCCGATTTCGGTTTTCAGTATGTAAATTTATATATTATTGAATAA
- a CDS encoding NADH:flavin oxidoreductase/NADH oxidase, with protein sequence MTDLFAPYELKALTLKNRVVMPPMCQYAVEKQDGIPNDWHYVHYVSRAVGGCGFIIVEMSGVHPDGRITSRDTGIWDDGQIPAFKRLTDAVHAHGAKIAIQLGHAGRKAVDAAPPVAPSAIPFDDTYAMPKALSREEITELIIAFREAARRAVEAGFDTVELHGAHGYLIHQFHSPLSNIRDDEYGQDPILFGEQVVEAVREVLPAEMPLIMRVSAKEYVEGGYDEAYALEFCRRYKEAGVDLFHVSSGGEGPIGSNGGPNAGSAYQVGLAEYIRSGLQVPVIAVGRLESYEEAQAVITEAKAELVAVGRGLLSDPYWTLHAAEALDGIDPSDLPAPYVRGIWNKK encoded by the coding sequence ATGACCGATTTGTTTGCACCTTATGAACTGAAGGCTCTGACCCTGAAGAACCGCGTGGTCATGCCACCGATGTGCCAGTATGCGGTTGAGAAGCAGGACGGTATTCCCAATGACTGGCATTATGTGCATTATGTCAGCCGGGCTGTCGGGGGATGCGGCTTCATTATTGTAGAGATGAGCGGAGTTCACCCTGATGGGCGGATTACGAGCCGGGACACCGGGATCTGGGATGACGGGCAGATTCCGGCGTTCAAGCGGCTGACGGATGCCGTTCATGCCCATGGAGCTAAGATTGCCATCCAGCTCGGACATGCCGGCCGTAAGGCCGTCGATGCTGCCCCGCCGGTTGCACCTTCGGCCATCCCGTTCGATGATACCTATGCGATGCCCAAGGCGCTTAGCCGTGAAGAGATTACGGAGCTGATTATCGCCTTCCGGGAAGCGGCGCGGCGTGCGGTTGAAGCGGGGTTCGATACGGTTGAGCTGCATGGAGCCCATGGATACCTCATCCACCAGTTCCATTCCCCGCTCTCCAATATCCGGGATGATGAGTATGGACAAGACCCCATCTTGTTCGGGGAACAGGTGGTAGAGGCAGTGCGTGAGGTGCTGCCGGCTGAAATGCCGCTAATCATGCGGGTGTCCGCCAAGGAATACGTGGAGGGCGGTTATGATGAAGCGTATGCGCTGGAATTCTGCCGCCGCTATAAGGAGGCAGGCGTAGACCTGTTCCATGTATCCTCGGGCGGGGAGGGGCCGATTGGCTCGAATGGCGGCCCGAATGCAGGGTCAGCTTATCAGGTGGGGCTTGCCGAATACATACGCAGCGGATTACAGGTCCCCGTTATTGCTGTAGGCCGTCTGGAGTCCTATGAGGAAGCGCAGGCGGTGATAACGGAGGCGAAGGCAGAGCTTGTAGCTGTAGGCAGAGGCCTGCTCAGTGACCCGTACTGGACGCTTCATGCTGCTGAGGCACTGGACGGTATTGATCCGTCCGATCTGCCCGCACCTTATGTACGCGGAATCTGGAACAAGAAATAG
- a CDS encoding amino acid ABC transporter permease yields MNVFDMAYEYRNLFLSGLQYTLLLAVLGVFFGFVLGILVSLLRMSKWRILRFIATAWVEFLRGTPMLVQLFLIHYGLTELGLEFTPIQSGAITLTINSSAYLAEIFRAGIQGVDRGQVEAARSLGMKQGMTLRYIVLPQAIKNVLPAIGNEFITIIKESSIVSMIGVADLFFQAKTITTITYEGLTPYVIIAIMYFVLTFTLSKLLGILERRLNTDDRG; encoded by the coding sequence ATGAATGTATTCGATATGGCTTATGAGTACCGCAATTTATTCTTATCCGGTCTGCAGTACACACTGCTGCTTGCAGTGCTGGGGGTATTCTTCGGTTTCGTACTCGGCATCCTGGTGTCGCTCCTGCGGATGTCCAAATGGAGAATACTGCGCTTTATCGCAACCGCATGGGTCGAATTCTTACGCGGGACGCCGATGCTGGTACAGCTGTTTCTGATACACTACGGGTTAACGGAGCTTGGACTTGAGTTTACGCCGATCCAGTCCGGTGCGATTACATTAACCATCAACAGTTCAGCTTATTTGGCGGAGATTTTCCGCGCGGGGATTCAGGGTGTAGACCGCGGTCAGGTTGAAGCAGCGCGTTCACTCGGAATGAAGCAGGGGATGACGCTGCGCTACATCGTGCTGCCGCAGGCGATTAAGAACGTGCTGCCGGCCATCGGTAACGAATTTATTACCATCATCAAAGAATCTTCAATTGTGTCTATGATCGGGGTTGCAGACCTGTTCTTTCAGGCGAAGACCATTACAACGATTACGTATGAGGGCCTGACACCCTATGTTATTATTGCCATCATGTATTTCGTACTGACATTCACACTATCCAAGCTGCTGGGTATATTGGAACGGAGGCTGAACACGGATGATCGAGGTTAA
- a CDS encoding polysaccharide deacetylase family protein, with product MKLAIFRRIVLFISVIALALSAPAAELVPVSAAAADSPAPVPAQEILPSSRPEASIEEETAVPAGSAASPSSVNRHKRSKGLSLSQLLRKYPETLKTQGPRHKMIALTFDDVPDPRYTPQLLDVLRKYKVKATFFVVGSRAEKHPALVARMIREGHAIGNHSYNHPQFSKLSMNAFRIQIIRTENILQLLAGYKPKLIRPPYGDINEPQVKWAKSHGYKLVNWNVDSLDWRGLSKNQVKHNILSQAGRGAIILQHGGGGRGSNLQGTLQALPEIIGILRQRGYSFVTVPQMLQVSKSK from the coding sequence ATGAAACTGGCAATATTCCGCCGAATTGTGCTGTTTATATCCGTCATTGCCCTGGCCCTGTCTGCACCGGCTGCGGAGCTTGTACCTGTCTCTGCAGCCGCGGCAGATAGTCCTGCGCCAGTGCCGGCACAAGAGATCCTGCCATCCTCCCGGCCAGAAGCTTCTATTGAAGAAGAAACGGCAGTACCTGCCGGATCAGCGGCCTCCCCTTCTTCAGTAAACCGCCATAAAAGAAGCAAGGGCCTCTCCCTCAGCCAATTACTGCGCAAATACCCGGAGACACTCAAGACCCAGGGACCACGCCATAAAATGATCGCTCTTACCTTCGATGATGTGCCTGATCCCCGCTACACCCCGCAGCTCCTGGATGTGCTGCGCAAATATAAAGTCAAAGCCACCTTCTTCGTGGTCGGCAGCCGTGCGGAGAAGCATCCCGCCCTGGTAGCACGCATGATCCGCGAAGGCCATGCCATCGGCAACCACTCCTATAATCACCCCCAGTTCAGCAAGCTGAGTATGAATGCGTTCCGCATCCAGATTATCCGTACGGAGAATATTCTGCAGCTGCTGGCCGGATACAAGCCGAAGCTGATCCGCCCGCCATATGGCGATATCAATGAGCCGCAGGTTAAATGGGCGAAGTCGCATGGCTATAAGCTGGTGAACTGGAACGTCGACTCCCTCGACTGGAGAGGCCTGTCCAAAAATCAGGTCAAGCACAACATTCTCTCCCAGGCTGGCAGAGGGGCCATTATTCTTCAGCACGGGGGCGGCGGCAGAGGCAGTAACCTCCAAGGGACGCTGCAGGCGCTGCCTGAGATCATCGGCATTCTGCGGCAGCGCGGATACAGCTTCGTGACCGTTCCCCAGATGCTACAGGTCAGCAAGAGCAAATAA
- a CDS encoding amino acid ABC transporter ATP-binding protein: MIEVKNLRKSFGKLDILKGIDLDIHKGEVVVVIGPSGSGKSTFLRCLNLLEQPTGGEISFEGQSITAKRHDINVTREKMGMVFQQFNLFPHKSVLQNIMLAPLKVKKQQAAETEKFAMELLRTVGLEDKRDAYPAQLSGGQKQRIAIARALAMQPHVMLFDEPTSALDPEMVGEVLEVMKQLAVNGMTMVIVTHEMGFAREVGDRILFMDGGVIVEQGTPAEVFGHPKHARTRDFLSKVL; encoded by the coding sequence ATGATCGAGGTTAAGAACCTGCGGAAGAGCTTTGGGAAGCTGGACATCCTGAAGGGCATTGATCTGGATATTCACAAGGGCGAGGTCGTTGTAGTCATCGGCCCCAGCGGATCGGGCAAAAGCACCTTTCTGCGCTGTCTGAACCTGCTGGAGCAGCCCACAGGCGGCGAGATCAGCTTCGAGGGTCAATCCATTACCGCGAAGCGCCATGACATCAACGTGACCCGCGAGAAAATGGGCATGGTGTTCCAGCAGTTCAACCTGTTCCCGCACAAATCGGTGCTGCAGAACATAATGCTCGCCCCGCTTAAGGTGAAGAAGCAACAGGCGGCGGAGACGGAGAAGTTCGCGATGGAGCTGCTGCGTACGGTAGGCCTTGAGGACAAGCGCGATGCTTATCCGGCCCAGCTCTCCGGCGGACAGAAGCAGCGGATCGCCATCGCCCGGGCGCTGGCTATGCAGCCGCATGTTATGCTGTTCGACGAACCAACCTCGGCACTGGACCCGGAGATGGTCGGTGAAGTGCTTGAGGTTATGAAGCAGCTGGCGGTGAACGGCATGACCATGGTGATTGTAACGCACGAGATGGGCTTCGCCCGTGAAGTGGGGGACCGTATCCTGTTCATGGACGGCGGAGTGATTGTGGAGCAGGGGACACCGGCAGAGGTGTTCGGTCATCCCAAGCATGCCCGCACGCGCGATTTTCTCAGCAAGGTATTATAG